Proteins encoded within one genomic window of Bacillus sp. 1NLA3E:
- a CDS encoding molybdenum cofactor biosynthesis protein MoaE — translation MNFEISKEKIDIQSIIDKVVQRDAGAITTFIGTVRELTKDKKTLYLIYEAYESMAVKKLEQIGAEISERWNGAQVAITHRVGRLEITDVAVVIAVSTPHRADSYEANRYAIERIKEIVPIWKKEHWEDGEKWIGNQLETVAYPMGQPQEGDLHE, via the coding sequence GTGAACTTTGAAATTTCAAAAGAGAAGATTGATATCCAATCGATCATTGATAAAGTAGTCCAGCGTGACGCCGGTGCGATTACGACTTTTATCGGCACCGTTCGGGAGTTAACCAAAGATAAAAAGACACTTTATCTTATTTACGAAGCCTACGAATCAATGGCGGTGAAAAAGCTAGAGCAAATCGGTGCTGAAATAAGCGAACGCTGGAATGGAGCTCAAGTGGCGATTACTCATCGTGTCGGCAGATTAGAAATTACTGATGTTGCAGTTGTGATTGCTGTCTCGACACCACACCGTGCGGATTCCTATGAAGCCAACCGTTATGCGATTGAGCGGATAAAAGAAATCGTCCCAATTTGGAAAAAGGAACACTGGGAAGACGGCGAAAAGTGGATCGGTAACCAACTCGAGACTGTAGCTTATCCGATGGGACAACCGCAAGAGGGGGATTTACATGAATAA
- a CDS encoding formate dehydrogenase accessory protein FdhE, which produces MKSSVVSKEYVSLQKSIFNLQEQWKNSISPDSVQPKIDQGLIKTGVPIAVKTEFDFDITLLLQWIDELKNVLIKSNPSLEGQFTILKDLLDENIATRWLDEAFSINNLYFTEFAAEHQLQEWLPQFLAETVLRPYLQAVAEKVQPQIKNAVPGCGCPVCGEPVRLGQIEGQGQKVLHCPRCLAFWLDKKISCSHCGNTDHETIQFLTIEGDASSQIHVCEKCKGYTKVIDTRQHITKPSTPMLDLNSIHLDYIAQEKGYKVSGEVDEKTN; this is translated from the coding sequence ATGAAATCATCAGTTGTTTCAAAAGAATATGTAAGTCTCCAAAAATCTATTTTCAACCTTCAAGAACAATGGAAAAACTCGATCAGCCCTGATTCTGTCCAACCCAAAATAGATCAAGGACTCATCAAAACAGGCGTACCGATTGCAGTAAAAACAGAGTTTGATTTTGATATTACACTATTGTTACAGTGGATAGACGAATTGAAAAATGTTTTAATAAAAAGTAACCCTAGTTTAGAAGGCCAATTTACGATATTAAAAGACTTGTTAGATGAAAACATTGCTACGCGCTGGCTTGATGAAGCGTTTTCGATTAACAACCTGTACTTTACTGAATTTGCAGCCGAACACCAATTGCAAGAATGGTTGCCACAATTTTTAGCCGAAACAGTTCTCCGTCCCTACTTGCAGGCTGTAGCTGAAAAAGTCCAACCGCAAATTAAAAACGCCGTTCCTGGCTGTGGCTGTCCCGTATGCGGAGAACCAGTTCGCCTAGGACAAATAGAAGGCCAAGGTCAAAAGGTTCTTCATTGCCCACGTTGTCTCGCCTTTTGGTTAGATAAGAAGATTTCCTGCTCACATTGTGGAAATACCGATCATGAAACCATTCAATTTTTAACGATTGAAGGAGACGCTTCCTCACAAATCCATGTTTGTGAAAAGTGCAAAGGTTATACTAAAGTTATCGATACAAGACAGCATATTACCAAGCCCTCCACACCAATGCTTGACCTGAATTCCATCCATCTTGATTATATTGCGCAAGAAAAGGGCTATAAGGTTTCAGGTGAAGTGGATGAGAAAACGAATTAA
- the mobA gene encoding molybdenum cofactor guanylyltransferase — MKAGGIILSGGKSSRMGTNKAFLKINQKPNIERVKNELEKLVDDIILVSNDPEEYQFLNIKTVTDDFPGKGPLAGIHAGLKASSSQANLVVACDMPFVSAKLGSILLNQASDYDAVIPVINGRQQMLFAVYQKGILEEIEKCIEGNNLSIKHVLDSFNVCYLTEEELHDYSSGSLNRIFFNMNSPEEYEHAKKWAETEE, encoded by the coding sequence ATGAAAGCCGGAGGCATTATTTTATCAGGTGGGAAGTCCAGCAGAATGGGGACGAATAAAGCCTTCCTTAAAATTAATCAAAAACCGAATATTGAAAGAGTCAAAAATGAGTTAGAGAAACTCGTTGATGATATTATTTTAGTATCGAATGATCCTGAGGAATATCAATTTTTAAATATAAAAACAGTGACAGACGACTTTCCTGGAAAAGGTCCGCTTGCTGGAATTCATGCAGGCCTAAAAGCTTCTTCGAGTCAGGCTAATTTAGTGGTGGCATGCGATATGCCGTTTGTTTCGGCTAAATTGGGAAGCATTCTACTTAATCAAGCATCAGACTATGATGCAGTAATCCCAGTCATTAATGGGAGACAACAAATGCTTTTTGCAGTCTATCAAAAAGGAATTTTAGAAGAAATAGAGAAATGTATTGAAGGGAATAATTTATCAATTAAACATGTCCTTGATTCATTTAACGTCTGTTATCTTACAGAAGAAGAACTTCATGACTACAGTTCAGGCAGTTTGAATCGGATTTTTTTTAATATGAATTCTCCTGAAGAATATGAACATGCAAAAAAGTGGGCCGAAACGGAAGAATAG
- a CDS encoding YwdI family protein — MSISLQRLLIKMEEEIRQAKASSSEPKIREKIQAVKTLCELVLDEPQTKQPQQEMGIPIMAQPLTVSQPQRLQVDDEANGESLFDF, encoded by the coding sequence ATGAGTATTTCATTGCAGAGACTCCTGATAAAAATGGAGGAAGAGATTAGGCAGGCAAAAGCCTCCTCATCTGAGCCAAAAATCAGGGAAAAAATTCAAGCCGTCAAGACATTATGTGAGCTTGTTTTAGACGAGCCGCAAACAAAACAGCCTCAACAAGAAATGGGTATACCTATAATGGCGCAGCCATTAACGGTGAGCCAACCACAAAGACTGCAAGTGGATGATGAAGCAAACGGGGAATCATTGTTTGATTTTTAG
- the pta gene encoding phosphate acetyltransferase, translating to MADLFTGIKEKLTGKEVKIVFPEGLDERILKAAGRLAQEKVLTPILIGDIEQIQAKAAELNVSLDAAEIYDPKNYAMIDELVQSFVERRKGKATEEDARKILLDENYFGTMLVHTNKADGLVSGAIHSTADTVRPALQIIKTKHGVSKTSGVFIMVRDEEKYVFADCAINIAPDSNDLAEIAVESAKTANMFNIEPRVAMLSFSTKGSAKSPETEKVSAAVEEAKKRDPQLIVDGEFQFDAAFVPSVAKSKAPGSPLQGDANVFVFPSLEAGNIGYKIAQRLGNFEAVGPILQGLNRPVNDLSRGCNEEDVYKLALITAGQSLNQ from the coding sequence ATGGCTGATTTATTTACAGGTATTAAAGAAAAATTGACTGGTAAGGAAGTTAAGATTGTTTTTCCAGAAGGGTTAGATGAGCGAATTTTAAAAGCTGCCGGAAGATTGGCACAAGAGAAAGTTTTAACACCGATCCTGATTGGAGATATTGAACAGATTCAAGCAAAAGCAGCTGAACTTAATGTTTCATTAGACGCAGCTGAAATATATGATCCAAAGAATTATGCAATGATTGACGAGCTAGTCCAATCTTTTGTTGAGCGCCGCAAAGGTAAAGCAACTGAAGAGGATGCTCGCAAAATTCTTCTTGATGAAAATTACTTCGGAACTATGCTTGTACATACAAATAAGGCAGATGGACTCGTAAGCGGTGCCATTCATTCAACTGCTGACACGGTTCGCCCAGCACTACAAATCATTAAAACAAAACATGGCGTTAGCAAAACGTCCGGTGTATTTATCATGGTTCGTGACGAAGAGAAATACGTATTTGCTGATTGTGCCATTAACATCGCTCCAGATAGCAATGACTTAGCTGAAATTGCCGTTGAAAGTGCAAAAACAGCCAATATGTTTAATATTGAACCACGAGTAGCGATGCTTAGCTTTTCTACAAAGGGCTCAGCGAAATCTCCCGAAACGGAAAAGGTGTCTGCAGCTGTTGAAGAGGCTAAAAAACGTGATCCACAACTTATCGTTGATGGAGAATTCCAATTTGATGCAGCGTTTGTTCCATCTGTTGCGAAGTCTAAGGCACCTGGCTCTCCGCTTCAAGGCGATGCCAATGTGTTTGTTTTCCCAAGTTTAGAAGCAGGTAATATTGGCTATAAAATTGCCCAACGATTAGGTAATTTTGAAGCAGTTGGCCCAATTTTACAAGGCTTAAATCGTCCTGTTAACGACCTATCACGCGGTTGTAATGAAGAAGATGTTTATAAATTAGCGTTGATTACTGCAGGTCAATCGTTGAATCAGTAA
- a CDS encoding thiazole biosynthesis adenylyltransferase ThiF encodes MSERYSRQTLFSAIGSGGQEKIKHKHVLIIGAGALGSGSAEMMTRAGIGKLTIVDRDYVEESNLQRQQLYTEEDVREKLPKAAAAEKRLGAINSDVQIRALIADATPELLEELAVGVDLILDATDNFETRMAINDISQKFNIPWIYGACVGSFGMSFSIIPGVTPCLNCLLKTIPIQGMTCDTGGIIAPAVGMVIAHQGAEALKILVEDWDALQPGFVSFDLWRNQYTTMKMTKAKDPSCLSCGDHPSYPYLDSENMTKSTVLCGRDTVQIRPPKQESIDLTILSEQLLGLGYHVKANPYLLSVDFEGQRMVIFRDGRALIHGTKDLKQAKSLYQRLLG; translated from the coding sequence ATGTCTGAACGTTATTCACGCCAAACGTTATTTTCAGCCATTGGTTCAGGTGGTCAGGAAAAAATCAAACATAAACATGTGTTGATTATCGGAGCAGGGGCGCTTGGTTCCGGAAGTGCCGAGATGATGACAAGAGCTGGAATTGGCAAGCTGACCATTGTTGACCGCGACTATGTCGAAGAGAGCAACCTCCAGCGTCAGCAGTTGTATACGGAAGAAGACGTTCGTGAAAAACTACCAAAAGCCGCAGCAGCAGAAAAACGGTTAGGAGCAATCAATTCGGACGTTCAGATTCGGGCACTGATTGCTGATGCGACTCCAGAGTTATTGGAGGAGCTTGCTGTTGGGGTTGATCTTATCCTTGATGCGACTGATAATTTTGAAACACGAATGGCCATTAATGACATCTCGCAAAAATTCAATATTCCGTGGATTTATGGGGCTTGTGTTGGGAGCTTTGGGATGAGTTTTTCGATTATCCCTGGTGTTACACCTTGTTTAAACTGTTTGTTAAAAACAATTCCGATCCAAGGAATGACCTGTGATACTGGTGGCATTATAGCACCTGCGGTGGGAATGGTGATTGCTCATCAAGGTGCTGAAGCTTTAAAGATTCTCGTCGAGGATTGGGATGCGTTGCAGCCAGGTTTTGTTAGCTTCGATTTATGGCGGAATCAATATACGACGATGAAGATGACTAAGGCGAAGGATCCAAGCTGTTTATCATGCGGAGATCATCCATCCTATCCGTATCTTGATAGCGAGAACATGACAAAATCAACGGTTCTGTGCGGCAGAGATACGGTGCAGATTCGCCCGCCTAAACAAGAATCGATTGATTTAACTATTTTATCAGAGCAGTTGCTGGGTTTGGGTTATCACGTTAAGGCCAATCCTTATTTGCTATCGGTCGATTTCGAAGGGCAGCGAATGGTGATTTTTCGAGACGGCCGAGCTTTGATTCACGGCACAAAGGATTTAAAACAAGCCAAATCACTATATCAACGTTTGTTGGGATAA
- a CDS encoding DUF423 domain-containing protein has protein sequence MKLFIIIGAINAFLAVGLGAFGAHGLKARLDPYYLDIWKTGVQYQMYHALGLLVIGVLAGKLPANSLITKSGWLMLAGIVLFSGSLYVLSLTQIKILGAITPFGGVAFLAAWILIIVAAVKHL, from the coding sequence GTGAAATTATTTATTATTATCGGGGCAATCAATGCTTTTTTGGCGGTAGGATTAGGGGCGTTTGGCGCACATGGATTAAAAGCAAGACTTGATCCGTACTATTTAGATATTTGGAAAACAGGCGTTCAATATCAAATGTATCATGCGCTTGGTTTATTGGTGATTGGAGTCTTAGCTGGAAAACTTCCAGCAAATTCGCTAATTACAAAATCCGGTTGGCTAATGCTAGCGGGAATTGTACTATTCTCGGGAAGCTTGTACGTGTTAAGTTTGACGCAAATTAAAATTTTAGGCGCCATCACTCCTTTCGGGGGAGTCGCCTTCTTAGCAGCATGGATCTTAATAATTGTGGCTGCAGTTAAGCATTTGTAA
- the gerQ gene encoding spore coat protein GerQ, whose protein sequence is MPPGGFQPSPGGLQPGQGFPPGQQSPAAKVPGMLPIEESYIENILRLNKGKLVTVYSTFENNKEWNAKIFRGLIEAAGRDHLILSDPQTGMRYLIPMVYVDYVTFDEEIEYEYPFGAGPSLSSQPPR, encoded by the coding sequence ATGCCTCCAGGGGGCTTTCAGCCATCACCAGGTGGACTGCAACCTGGGCAAGGGTTTCCACCCGGGCAACAAAGTCCCGCCGCAAAAGTCCCCGGCATGCTCCCCATTGAGGAGTCATACATTGAAAATATTTTAAGGCTAAACAAAGGGAAACTTGTTACCGTATATTCGACATTCGAAAATAATAAAGAATGGAATGCCAAAATATTTAGAGGTTTAATTGAAGCCGCTGGAAGGGACCATTTAATTCTCTCTGATCCACAGACAGGAATGCGTTATTTAATTCCAATGGTTTATGTGGATTACGTTACCTTCGATGAGGAAATTGAATATGAATACCCGTTTGGAGCAGGACCATCCCTATCATCACAGCCACCCCGATAA
- a CDS encoding lipoate--protein ligase family protein, translating to MQEAQLLLSQNTWRIIDQTGLGAHFDALQSFGMDDTLCASVGSGKSPATARAWVHHKTVVLGIQDTKLPHLEAGLHYLHDQGYKYIVRNSGGLAVVLDEGVLNLTLVLTETEKGININRGYDAMWLLIKRMFADFQQQIEAREISESYCPGSYDLSINGKKFAGISQRRLRKGVAVQIYLCVTASGANRAELIKGFYDRAKKGEPTKLFFPEVNPDVMASLSELLGEELSITDVMMRFLTTLKETSNQIYSGQLTDEEITLFSEYYERVVERNQKMLFENL from the coding sequence ATGCAGGAAGCCCAGCTGTTATTGAGCCAAAATACATGGCGGATTATCGACCAAACCGGACTAGGTGCTCATTTCGATGCATTGCAGTCATTTGGAATGGATGACACTCTTTGTGCATCCGTCGGGTCAGGGAAATCTCCTGCCACCGCAAGAGCATGGGTCCACCACAAAACGGTCGTCCTCGGCATTCAGGATACAAAGCTCCCCCACTTGGAAGCCGGTTTACATTATCTTCACGACCAAGGCTATAAATATATCGTGAGAAATTCCGGTGGATTAGCTGTTGTCCTAGATGAAGGGGTTTTAAACCTGACGCTTGTTCTCACGGAAACTGAAAAAGGAATTAATATCAATCGTGGCTATGACGCAATGTGGTTGTTGATCAAGCGGATGTTCGCAGATTTTCAGCAGCAAATCGAGGCGCGGGAAATAAGTGAATCCTACTGCCCTGGAAGCTATGATTTAAGTATAAACGGCAAAAAGTTCGCTGGTATTTCACAACGGCGCTTACGGAAAGGTGTGGCGGTCCAAATCTATCTCTGCGTGACTGCTAGTGGAGCAAATCGTGCCGAGCTAATTAAAGGTTTTTACGACCGTGCAAAAAAAGGCGAACCGACCAAGCTATTTTTTCCAGAAGTAAACCCTGATGTGATGGCTTCCCTTTCGGAATTACTGGGTGAGGAATTGTCAATCACGGATGTGATGATGAGGTTTCTTACTACTTTAAAAGAAACAAGCAACCAAATTTATTCTGGGCAATTAACAGACGAGGAAATTACGCTATTTTCCGAGTATTACGAGCGGGTCGTTGAACGTAATCAAAAAATGCTCTTTGAAAATCTATAA
- a CDS encoding molybdopterin biosynthesis protein, with product MEGKRYNRKIYLEDKPRLQAKEELLTAFELPIETEWIKTTGSLGRVTAEPVFAKVSMPYYHASAMDGIAVNAEDTYEAHEKNPLHLQKDEQFVYVDTGNAIPPQFNAVIMIEYVHVVDENTIEIIEPATPWQHIRPIGEDITQEEMLFPQGHMLRPADLGVLLAGQITEVSVTKKPVVTIIPTGNELVSAESTLASGRIIEFNGTVFSGFIQDWGGKPILHEIVRDQPEKIKEALLNAVETSDIVVINAGSSAGSKDYTVHILEELGTVFTHGVATRPGKPVILGKIKNKIVVGVPGYPVSAYFALEWFVKPLICKYLQIPEPKRQTIEVKLGRRIVSTMGAEDFVRMNIGYVNGQFVANPLTRNAGVTMSYVKADAILVVPPDQLGYEQGDMVEVELFLPLEEIKNAIVFSGSHDLTIDLLSSNLKKQRTDMKIVSSHVGSMAGLMAIKKGEAHVAGIHLLDPETKEYNISYINKLLAGQGVVLYPFLKRTQGWMLPKGNPDGISNVQDLADKQVHYINRQKGAGTRILFDLQLDEAGVSPDDIIGYNREMFSHLAVAAEVKGSEQSAGLGIFPAAKVMGLDFIPVADESYDLLMTRAFFESEQGKWLISVIQSSNFKEEVEKIGGYAVVEQPDPIFF from the coding sequence GTGGAAGGAAAAAGATATAACCGAAAAATCTATTTAGAAGATAAACCTCGATTACAAGCAAAGGAAGAGCTACTAACAGCATTCGAGTTGCCTATCGAGACAGAATGGATCAAGACCACCGGCTCCCTAGGAAGGGTTACAGCTGAACCGGTTTTTGCTAAAGTTTCAATGCCCTATTACCATGCCTCAGCCATGGATGGTATTGCTGTAAATGCTGAAGATACATACGAAGCTCACGAGAAAAATCCGCTTCACCTCCAAAAAGACGAGCAATTCGTTTATGTCGACACTGGGAACGCAATTCCTCCGCAATTTAATGCAGTTATAATGATTGAATATGTTCATGTGGTTGACGAAAATACAATTGAGATTATTGAACCTGCAACGCCGTGGCAACATATTCGGCCGATTGGCGAGGATATAACTCAAGAAGAAATGCTGTTTCCACAAGGCCATATGTTACGTCCTGCCGATTTAGGGGTGTTATTAGCTGGGCAAATCACGGAAGTTTCGGTAACGAAAAAACCAGTCGTCACCATTATTCCAACTGGAAATGAACTCGTTTCAGCGGAGTCTACTTTAGCATCAGGTAGAATTATAGAATTTAACGGGACGGTCTTTTCTGGGTTTATCCAAGATTGGGGTGGTAAGCCGATTCTCCATGAGATTGTCCGAGACCAACCAGAGAAAATTAAGGAAGCCTTGTTAAATGCGGTGGAAACTTCGGATATTGTTGTGATTAATGCCGGTTCATCAGCAGGTTCAAAGGATTATACTGTACATATTCTCGAAGAACTCGGGACCGTTTTCACCCATGGTGTAGCCACAAGACCAGGGAAACCTGTCATTTTAGGGAAAATAAAGAACAAGATTGTTGTTGGAGTTCCCGGATATCCTGTATCCGCCTATTTTGCCCTTGAGTGGTTCGTTAAACCGCTGATCTGTAAATATCTGCAAATACCAGAACCAAAACGACAAACAATTGAAGTTAAACTAGGCCGCCGCATTGTGTCCACAATGGGGGCAGAGGATTTTGTAAGAATGAATATCGGCTATGTGAATGGACAATTTGTTGCCAATCCGCTGACGAGAAATGCGGGGGTAACGATGTCTTATGTTAAGGCGGACGCAATTTTGGTGGTACCTCCTGATCAGCTTGGATACGAACAGGGGGACATGGTTGAAGTTGAATTGTTCCTTCCTCTAGAGGAGATTAAAAATGCAATCGTATTTTCCGGAAGCCATGATTTGACCATCGATTTGCTGTCATCAAACCTTAAAAAACAGCGTACGGACATGAAAATTGTTTCTTCCCATGTAGGAAGCATGGCAGGCCTGATGGCCATAAAAAAAGGGGAAGCTCATGTAGCGGGCATTCATTTGCTTGACCCAGAAACAAAAGAATATAATATTTCTTATATAAACAAGTTATTAGCTGGCCAAGGAGTGGTTCTCTATCCATTTTTAAAAAGAACACAAGGCTGGATGCTGCCAAAGGGAAATCCTGATGGAATCTCTAATGTGCAAGATCTAGCTGATAAACAAGTTCATTATATCAATCGTCAAAAAGGAGCAGGAACAAGAATTTTGTTTGACCTCCAATTAGACGAAGCAGGGGTTTCTCCAGATGATATTATTGGCTATAATCGTGAAATGTTTTCTCATTTGGCTGTTGCCGCTGAGGTAAAGGGTAGTGAGCAATCGGCAGGTCTTGGGATTTTCCCTGCTGCCAAAGTGATGGGGTTGGACTTCATCCCTGTGGCGGATGAGTCGTACGATTTATTGATGACGAGAGCTTTTTTTGAAAGTGAACAGGGAAAATGGCTAATTTCAGTCATTCAATCAAGTAACTTTAAAGAAGAGGTAGAGAAAATTGGCGGTTATGCGGTTGTGGAGCAACCAGATCCAATCTTTTTTTAA
- a CDS encoding molybdopterin molybdotransferase MoeA has product MEFFKVKTVEETFALIDERISKVTQSEIRPIEEALHYVLAEHVLANENVPSFDRSTVDGYAVNAKDTYGSSETMPGFLNMVGEVKMGELAAKPVGRGEAIYVPTGGMIPPGSDGVIMIEHCEDVDGLLNTYKQIAPGENIIRAGEDIKYGEQLLHAGTKLRPQELGALAALGVTEVKVYSRLKVGYLSSGDEIVPYQTQKLEIGQIRDINYLTVAGLSKTWNMDVIYGGIVKDDYQAFANKARELFDSVDCLILSGGSSVGVKDYTTDVIQSLGDPGVFVHGISIKPGKPTILSVAGGKPVIGLPGHPASAMIIFQLFGGRIFQKLSGEEIDQKPNRIYAKITKNIASAPGRSDYIRVRLFEKDNEWWAEPIIGKSGLITTLVKSDGIVEIVSEKEGISQGEYVPVLPSR; this is encoded by the coding sequence ATGGAATTTTTCAAAGTGAAAACAGTCGAGGAAACATTTGCTTTAATTGATGAGAGGATTTCAAAAGTTACCCAGTCTGAAATCCGTCCCATTGAAGAAGCACTTCATTATGTGCTAGCAGAACATGTGCTGGCAAATGAAAATGTACCTAGCTTTGACCGCTCAACTGTTGACGGTTATGCCGTTAATGCAAAAGACACCTACGGATCATCTGAAACCATGCCAGGTTTTTTAAACATGGTGGGAGAAGTGAAAATGGGTGAACTGGCAGCCAAACCGGTTGGACGGGGTGAAGCAATCTATGTTCCAACGGGTGGAATGATTCCACCTGGTAGTGATGGTGTGATCATGATCGAGCATTGCGAGGATGTAGATGGACTCCTGAATACCTACAAACAGATTGCCCCAGGGGAAAATATTATTCGCGCCGGTGAGGACATAAAGTACGGTGAACAACTACTTCATGCTGGGACTAAGCTCCGACCGCAAGAACTGGGAGCACTCGCTGCGCTTGGAGTCACCGAGGTGAAAGTTTACAGCCGTCTTAAAGTGGGCTACCTTTCCTCAGGCGATGAAATCGTCCCTTATCAAACACAAAAACTTGAAATAGGTCAAATTCGCGATATCAATTATTTAACCGTTGCCGGACTCTCTAAAACGTGGAACATGGACGTGATTTACGGTGGAATCGTTAAGGATGACTATCAAGCATTCGCAAATAAAGCAAGGGAATTGTTCGATTCTGTTGACTGCTTAATTTTATCCGGAGGAAGTTCAGTTGGCGTTAAGGATTACACAACTGATGTCATCCAATCACTGGGCGACCCAGGGGTGTTTGTTCATGGGATTTCGATTAAACCAGGAAAACCGACGATTTTGTCCGTAGCTGGTGGCAAGCCAGTCATTGGGTTGCCAGGTCATCCTGCTTCAGCTATGATTATCTTCCAATTATTTGGTGGGCGGATTTTCCAAAAGCTTTCAGGGGAAGAAATCGACCAAAAGCCAAATCGAATTTATGCAAAAATAACCAAAAATATAGCCTCAGCTCCAGGCCGTTCTGATTATATTCGCGTTAGACTCTTTGAAAAAGATAATGAATGGTGGGCCGAACCGATTATCGGAAAGTCGGGTTTGATCACAACACTTGTCAAAAGTGACGGAATTGTCGAGATTGTTTCTGAAAAAGAAGGAATTTCTCAAGGAGAATATGTTCCTGTATTACCATCAAGATAG
- the moaD gene encoding molybdopterin converting factor subunit 1, which produces MNKVMFFAHLRDAVGAEFLMLPLSGKTVAEVKNMLVEKYPVLKLDTVMTAINEEFATNDEVMNDGDVIAFIPPVSGG; this is translated from the coding sequence ATGAATAAAGTTATGTTTTTTGCTCATTTACGCGATGCGGTTGGTGCGGAGTTTTTAATGCTCCCGTTATCAGGAAAAACCGTAGCAGAGGTAAAAAATATGTTGGTTGAAAAGTACCCCGTCTTGAAGTTGGATACGGTAATGACGGCGATTAACGAAGAATTTGCTACAAATGACGAAGTAATGAATGATGGCGATGTGATTGCTTTTATTCCTCCAGTTAGCGGAGGTTGA
- the hemQ gene encoding hydrogen peroxide-dependent heme synthase: protein MSEAAQTLDGWYCLHDFRSIDWVTWKMLSSDERQTAIHEFLNLVEKWNTTQSRKEGSHALYTVVGQKADFMMMILRPSMEELNEIETEFNKTKLAEYTVPAHSYVSVVELSNYLPADEDPYQNPAVLARLYPILPKSKYVCFYPMDKRRQGNDNWYMLPMEERRGMMRSHGMIGRKYAGKVKQIITGSVGFDDYEWGVTLFADDVLQFKKLVYEMRFDEVSARYGEFGAFFVGNLLSDDSVSKFLHVN from the coding sequence ATGAGTGAAGCAGCACAAACTCTTGATGGATGGTACTGTCTACATGACTTCCGTTCAATCGATTGGGTAACTTGGAAAATGTTATCCAGTGACGAGCGTCAAACAGCCATTCACGAGTTTTTAAACTTAGTTGAAAAATGGAATACCACTCAATCTCGTAAAGAAGGTAGCCATGCCCTTTATACGGTTGTTGGACAAAAAGCAGACTTTATGATGATGATTTTACGCCCATCAATGGAAGAGTTAAATGAAATCGAAACTGAATTCAATAAAACAAAATTAGCGGAATACACAGTTCCTGCTCATTCTTATGTTTCAGTTGTCGAACTCAGTAATTATCTTCCTGCCGATGAAGATCCTTATCAAAACCCGGCTGTGTTGGCACGTCTTTATCCGATTTTACCAAAATCAAAATATGTTTGCTTCTATCCAATGGATAAGCGCCGCCAAGGAAATGACAACTGGTACATGCTTCCGATGGAAGAACGCCGCGGTATGATGCGGAGTCATGGCATGATCGGCAGAAAATATGCAGGTAAGGTTAAACAGATTATTACGGGTTCAGTTGGATTTGACGATTACGAATGGGGCGTTACATTATTCGCTGACGATGTGCTTCAATTTAAAAAACTTGTATACGAAATGCGCTTTGATGAAGTAAGTGCTCGCTACGGTGAATTTGGTGCTTTCTTTGTCGGAAATTTACTTTCTGATGATTCTGTAAGTAAATTTTTACACGTAAATTAG